One Streptomyces mobaraensis NBRC 13819 = DSM 40847 DNA segment encodes these proteins:
- a CDS encoding allantoate amidohydrolase: MWRDLAPIGRNSESGGYRRHAWTGADTDCRAWFKAQAETRGLTYEVDRNGNQWAWLGDPTAGDAVVTGSHLDSVPDGGAFDGPLGVVSSFAALDGLRARGAAPTRPLAVVNFGDEEGARFGVACVGSRLAAGTLTPEAAHALRGADGVTLPQAMERAGYDPEAIGPDPERLARIGAFVELHVEQGRALAETPHPVGVASAIWPHGRWRFDFHGEANHAGTTRIEDRKDPMLTYANTVLAARKKARLAGALATFGKVAVEPNGVNAIASLVRGWLDSRAADEATLAEVVAAIEQAAVERGLRDGVDVRVTRESFTPVVEFAHGLRDELAGLLGGVPVLPTGAGHDAGILSAAVPTAMLFVRNPTGVSHSPAETATEDDCLAGVTALTDVLEGLACR; encoded by the coding sequence ATGTGGCGCGACCTCGCGCCCATCGGCCGGAACTCCGAAAGCGGCGGCTACCGCCGCCACGCCTGGACCGGCGCCGACACCGACTGCCGCGCGTGGTTCAAGGCCCAAGCGGAGACCCGCGGCCTCACCTACGAGGTGGACCGCAACGGCAACCAGTGGGCCTGGCTCGGCGACCCCACCGCCGGCGACGCCGTCGTCACCGGCTCCCACCTCGACTCCGTCCCCGACGGCGGCGCCTTCGACGGCCCGCTCGGCGTCGTCTCGTCCTTCGCCGCGCTCGACGGGCTCCGCGCGCGCGGCGCCGCGCCCACCCGCCCCCTCGCCGTCGTCAACTTCGGCGACGAGGAGGGCGCGCGGTTCGGCGTCGCCTGCGTCGGCTCCCGGCTCGCCGCCGGCACGCTGACCCCCGAGGCCGCGCACGCGCTGCGCGGCGCCGACGGCGTCACCCTGCCGCAGGCGATGGAACGGGCCGGGTACGACCCGGAGGCCATCGGCCCCGACCCCGAACGTCTCGCCCGCATCGGCGCGTTCGTCGAGCTGCACGTCGAGCAGGGCCGCGCGCTCGCCGAGACGCCGCACCCCGTCGGCGTCGCCTCCGCGATCTGGCCGCACGGCCGCTGGCGGTTCGACTTCCACGGCGAGGCCAACCACGCGGGCACCACGCGCATCGAGGACCGCAAGGACCCGATGCTCACCTACGCCAACACCGTTCTGGCCGCCCGGAAGAAGGCGCGCCTCGCCGGCGCCCTCGCCACCTTCGGCAAGGTCGCCGTCGAGCCCAACGGCGTCAACGCCATCGCGTCGCTCGTCCGCGGCTGGCTCGACTCCCGCGCCGCCGACGAGGCCACCCTGGCCGAGGTCGTCGCCGCCATCGAGCAGGCCGCCGTCGAACGCGGCCTGCGCGACGGGGTGGACGTCCGCGTCACCCGCGAGTCGTTCACCCCGGTCGTCGAGTTCGCCCACGGCCTCCGCGACGAGCTCGCCGGACTGCTCGGCGGCGTCCCCGTGCTCCCCACGGGCGCCGGACACGACGCCGGGATCCTCTCCGCCGCCGTCCCCACCGCCATGCTGTTCGTACGCAACCCCACCGGCGTCTCGCACTCGCCGGCCGAGACGGCCACCGAGGACGACTGCCTGGCCGGGGTGACCGCACTCACCGACGTACTGGAGGGCCTCGCGTGCCGGTGA
- a CDS encoding diaminopimelate decarboxylase, translated as MGLKGNGRPEPGPAERRDAAVRAAVARGLVDEGHPVAGLLDVAGLRASAAALRAAFEDVRTGGGQGVLHAFAVKAASLVPVLRLLADEGLGCEVASPGELALARAAGLPPGRIVLDSPAKTPAELREALALGVAVNVDSRAELDRLDALVAAGGPPAAPLGVRVNPQVGGGSIGAMSTATESSKFGVALRDPGARAWLLRAYADRPWLTRLHGHVGSQGCPPELLAEGARIVYELAEEINGLAGRQQVDTLDIGGGLPVNFASDEEAPSHRDYARLLAATVPGLFDGRYGLVTEFGRSLTAKHGLVLARVEYAKSAGGRRIAVTHAGAQVATRTVFAPDAWPLRVAAYDARGLPKTGAPVAQDVAGPCCFAGDLVAVDRALPPLEAGDHVALLDTGAYYFSTPFGYNALPRPGVYGWVGTADEVRFAPVRAAQTLDELVAESGGAHAGSLSGLR; from the coding sequence GTGGGCCTGAAGGGGAACGGCCGGCCGGAGCCCGGCCCGGCGGAGCGGCGGGACGCCGCCGTCCGGGCGGCGGTGGCGCGGGGGCTGGTGGACGAGGGGCACCCGGTGGCCGGGCTGCTGGACGTGGCCGGTCTGCGGGCGTCGGCGGCGGCCCTGCGCGCGGCGTTCGAGGACGTCCGGACCGGCGGCGGGCAGGGCGTGCTGCACGCCTTCGCGGTCAAGGCCGCCTCCCTGGTGCCGGTGCTGCGACTGCTCGCCGACGAGGGACTGGGCTGCGAGGTGGCCAGCCCCGGCGAGCTGGCCCTGGCCCGCGCCGCCGGCCTGCCGCCCGGCCGGATCGTCCTCGACTCCCCCGCCAAGACCCCCGCCGAGCTCCGCGAGGCGCTGGCGCTCGGCGTCGCCGTCAACGTCGACAGCCGGGCCGAACTCGACCGTCTCGACGCCCTGGTCGCGGCCGGCGGGCCGCCCGCCGCGCCGCTGGGCGTCCGGGTCAATCCGCAGGTCGGCGGCGGCAGCATCGGCGCGATGAGCACCGCCACGGAGAGCTCGAAGTTCGGTGTGGCGCTGCGCGACCCGGGCGCCCGCGCCTGGCTGCTGCGGGCGTACGCGGACCGCCCCTGGCTGACCCGGCTGCACGGCCACGTCGGCTCGCAGGGCTGCCCGCCGGAGCTGCTCGCGGAGGGCGCGCGGATCGTCTACGAGCTGGCCGAGGAGATCAACGGGCTCGCCGGGCGGCAGCAGGTGGACACCCTGGACATCGGCGGCGGCCTCCCCGTCAACTTCGCCTCCGACGAGGAGGCCCCGAGCCACCGGGACTACGCCCGGCTGCTCGCCGCGACCGTGCCGGGGCTCTTCGACGGGCGGTACGGGCTGGTCACCGAGTTCGGCCGGTCGCTGACGGCCAAGCACGGGCTGGTGCTGGCCCGGGTGGAGTACGCCAAGTCCGCCGGGGGCCGGCGGATCGCCGTGACGCACGCGGGCGCCCAGGTCGCCACCCGCACGGTGTTCGCGCCGGACGCCTGGCCGCTGCGGGTGGCCGCGTACGACGCCCGGGGGCTGCCGAAGACCGGCGCGCCGGTGGCCCAGGACGTCGCCGGGCCCTGCTGCTTCGCCGGCGACCTGGTGGCCGTGGACCGGGCACTGCCGCCGCTGGAGGCCGGCGACCACGTCGCCCTCCTCGACACCGGCGCGTACTACTTCTCCACGCCCTTCGGCTACAACGCGCTGCCGCGGCCGGGGGTGTACGGGTGGGTGGGTACGGCGGACGAGGTGCGGTTCGCGCCCGTCCGCGCGGCGCAGACCCTCGACGAACTGGTCGCCGAGAGCGGGGGCGCGCACGCGGGGTCGCTCAGCGGGCTGCGCTGA
- a CDS encoding MurR/RpiR family transcriptional regulator — translation MTETGAAPEATARLQKLFEGHRLTPTQRRIAHCMVRRAADAPFLSSVELAELAGVSQPSVTRFAVALGFDGYPALRRHLRESVPAAPETAPATENAYQQAVHAEIDNLRHLASLLADPEPVARAGRLLAASRPLPVLGLRAAGAQAAGFTYFARKVHPDVRLLDEGGSLLVDRLDAAVRAGASVLLCFALPRHPREVVEALEYARGAGLTVVTVADSTFAPVARHSDLLLPAAVGTGLVFDTACAPMLLGRVLLEAMCDALPDAQARLEEFDAKAAARGLFTE, via the coding sequence ATGACGGAGACCGGCGCGGCACCGGAGGCCACCGCACGGCTGCAGAAGCTCTTCGAGGGGCACCGGCTGACGCCCACCCAGCGCCGCATCGCCCACTGCATGGTGCGCCGCGCCGCCGACGCGCCCTTCCTCTCCAGCGTGGAACTGGCCGAACTCGCCGGGGTGAGCCAGCCGTCCGTGACCCGCTTCGCCGTGGCCCTCGGCTTCGACGGGTACCCGGCGCTCCGACGGCACCTGCGCGAGTCGGTCCCGGCGGCGCCGGAGACGGCGCCGGCCACCGAGAACGCGTACCAGCAGGCGGTCCACGCCGAGATCGACAACCTGCGGCACCTCGCGTCGCTGCTCGCCGACCCCGAGCCCGTCGCCCGCGCCGGGCGGCTGCTGGCCGCGTCCCGGCCGCTGCCGGTGCTCGGCCTGCGGGCCGCCGGCGCCCAGGCAGCCGGTTTCACCTATTTCGCCCGCAAGGTGCACCCCGACGTCCGGCTGCTCGACGAGGGCGGCAGCCTGCTCGTCGACCGCCTCGACGCGGCGGTACGGGCCGGGGCGAGCGTCCTGCTGTGCTTCGCGCTGCCCCGCCACCCGCGCGAGGTCGTCGAGGCGCTGGAGTACGCGCGGGGGGCGGGCCTCACCGTCGTCACCGTCGCCGACTCCACCTTCGCCCCCGTGGCCCGCCACAGCGACCTCCTGCTCCCCGCGGCCGTGGGCACCGGCCTGGTCTTCGACACCGCCTGCGCGCCGATGCTGCTGGGGCGGGTGCTGCTGGAGGCGATGTGCGACGCGCTGCCCGACGCGCAGGCGCGCCTGGAGGAGTTCGACGCGAAGGCGGCGGCGCGGGGGCTCTTCACGGAGTGA
- a CDS encoding acyl-CoA synthetase, whose protein sequence is MTAALLSSLTDGAAADRPDALSFAGRTLSREDLLGAAGAVAHRISGAECVAVRATATAETAAAVVGGLLAGVPVVPLPPDAGPVERRHILRDSGAELVLGGESGQAGEAGEDGDAGVASVPVDLRERADHPERTADPDRPALILYTSGTTGAPKGVLIPHDAIAACLDGLADVWQWTAEDTLVHGLPLFHVHGLVLGVLGALRTGCRLVHTGRPTPEAYASAGGSLYFGVPTVWSRVVRDPGAARRLAGARLLVSGSAALPVPVFRELEALTGQRPVERYGMTETLITVAARADGERVPGRVGVPLPGTRTRLAAVEDGGGIGELEVSGPTLFSGYLGRPEETARAHTADGWFRTGDIAALDPDGSHRIVGRASTDLIKSGGYRIGAGEVENALLDHPAVAEAAVVGLPHDDLGQEIVAYVVADGVTEQALIDFVAGQLSVHKRPRRVRFLEALPRNAMGKPQKKLLEGM, encoded by the coding sequence GTGACAGCCGCCCTCCTGTCGTCCCTCACCGACGGCGCCGCCGCCGACCGGCCGGACGCCCTGTCCTTCGCCGGTCGGACCCTGTCCCGCGAGGACCTGCTCGGCGCCGCGGGGGCCGTGGCGCACCGGATCTCCGGCGCGGAGTGCGTCGCCGTCCGCGCGACGGCGACGGCCGAGACGGCCGCCGCCGTCGTCGGCGGACTGCTCGCCGGGGTGCCCGTGGTGCCGCTGCCGCCGGACGCCGGGCCCGTCGAGCGGCGGCACATCCTGCGCGACTCCGGCGCGGAACTCGTCCTCGGCGGGGAGAGCGGGCAGGCCGGCGAGGCCGGGGAGGACGGGGACGCCGGCGTCGCGTCCGTCCCCGTGGACCTCCGGGAGCGGGCCGACCACCCGGAGCGGACGGCGGACCCCGACCGTCCGGCGCTGATCCTCTACACCTCCGGCACCACCGGCGCCCCCAAGGGCGTCCTGATACCGCACGACGCGATCGCGGCCTGCCTCGACGGGCTCGCCGACGTCTGGCAGTGGACGGCGGAGGACACCCTGGTGCACGGGCTGCCGCTGTTCCATGTGCACGGACTGGTCCTCGGCGTGCTGGGCGCGCTGCGCACCGGCTGCCGGCTGGTCCACACCGGGCGGCCGACCCCCGAGGCGTACGCGTCGGCGGGCGGCAGCCTGTACTTCGGCGTGCCGACGGTGTGGTCCCGCGTCGTCCGCGACCCCGGCGCCGCGCGGCGGCTGGCCGGGGCGCGGCTGCTGGTCTCCGGCAGCGCCGCGCTGCCCGTGCCGGTCTTCCGGGAGCTGGAGGCGCTGACCGGGCAGCGGCCCGTCGAGCGGTACGGCATGACGGAGACGCTGATCACCGTCGCCGCGCGGGCGGACGGGGAACGGGTGCCCGGACGCGTCGGGGTGCCGCTGCCGGGGACGCGCACCCGGCTCGCGGCGGTCGAGGACGGCGGCGGCATCGGCGAACTGGAGGTGTCCGGTCCCACTCTCTTCTCCGGATACCTCGGGCGCCCCGAGGAGACCGCCCGCGCGCACACCGCCGACGGCTGGTTCCGCACCGGTGACATCGCCGCGCTGGACCCCGACGGCAGCCACCGCATCGTCGGCCGCGCCTCCACGGACCTGATCAAGTCGGGCGGGTACCGCATCGGCGCCGGGGAGGTGGAGAACGCGCTGCTCGACCACCCGGCCGTGGCGGAGGCGGCCGTCGTCGGGCTGCCGCACGACGACCTCGGCCAGGAGATCGTCGCGTACGTGGTGGCGGACGGTGTGACGGAGCAGGCGCTGATCGACTTCGTGGCAGGACAGTTGTCCGTGCACAAGCGGCCGCGCCGGGTCCGGTTCCTGGAGGCGTTGCCGCGCAACGCGATGGGCAAGCCGCAGAAGAAGCTGCTGGAGGGGATGTAG
- a CDS encoding SGNH/GDSL hydrolase family protein, translating into MSMSRARAARRIAAAAAYGGGGIGLLGGAALGVLLTEVALARRVVGGNHDTPPQADGRYGSAFVHRAGNEPLVLGMLGDSTAAGKGVHRPRQTPGALLATGLAAVAERPVELRNVALSGAQSYDLERQVTLLLSGHDRAPDVCVIMIGANDVTHRVPAARSVRLLSEAVRRLREAGCEVVVGTCPDLGTIEPVYQPLRWLARRLSRQLAAAQTIGVLEAGGRSVSLGDLLGPEFESNPRELFGPDNYHPSAEGYATAAMAVLPTLCAALGLWPEDEERPDAARREGILPVARAAAQAAAEGGTEVTAARGRWALLKHRRRRQLPPAEGPEGPGDGPERHHVWHRVGR; encoded by the coding sequence ATGTCCATGTCGAGGGCGAGGGCCGCGCGCCGGATCGCGGCGGCGGCGGCATACGGGGGCGGCGGCATCGGGCTGCTGGGCGGTGCGGCGCTGGGGGTGCTGCTGACCGAGGTGGCGCTGGCCCGCCGGGTCGTCGGCGGCAACCACGACACCCCGCCGCAGGCGGACGGCCGCTACGGGTCGGCGTTCGTCCACCGGGCCGGGAACGAACCGCTGGTCCTCGGCATGCTGGGCGACTCCACGGCCGCCGGCAAGGGCGTCCACCGGCCCCGGCAGACGCCCGGCGCCCTGCTGGCCACCGGGCTGGCGGCGGTCGCCGAGCGGCCGGTGGAGCTGCGGAACGTGGCGCTCTCCGGCGCCCAGTCCTACGACCTGGAGCGGCAGGTCACCCTGCTGCTGTCCGGCCACGACCGGGCACCCGACGTCTGCGTGATCATGATCGGCGCCAACGACGTCACCCACCGGGTGCCGGCCGCCCGCTCGGTCCGGCTGCTGTCGGAGGCCGTGCGCCGGCTCCGCGAGGCGGGCTGCGAGGTGGTGGTCGGCACCTGCCCCGACCTCGGCACCATCGAGCCGGTCTACCAGCCGCTGCGCTGGCTGGCCCGGCGGCTGAGCCGCCAGCTCGCGGCGGCGCAGACGATAGGCGTGCTGGAGGCGGGCGGGCGCTCGGTCTCGCTGGGCGACCTGCTCGGCCCGGAGTTCGAGTCCAACCCCCGCGAGCTGTTCGGCCCCGACAACTACCACCCCTCGGCGGAGGGGTACGCGACCGCCGCCATGGCCGTCCTCCCCACGCTCTGCGCGGCGCTCGGCCTCTGGCCGGAGGACGAGGAGCGGCCGGACGCCGCCCGCCGCGAGGGCATCCTGCCGGTGGCCCGGGCCGCGGCCCAGGCGGCGGCCGAGGGCGGCACCGAGGTCACGGCCGCCCGCGGCCGCTGGGCGCTCCTGAAGCACCGCCGGCGTCGTCAGCTTCCCCCGGCCGAGGGGCCGGAGGGGCCGGGGGACGGGCCGGAGCGGCATCATGTGTGGCACCGGGTGGGTCGGTAG
- a CDS encoding acetyl-CoA C-acetyltransferase, which yields MPEAVIVSAARSPIGRAFKGSLKELRPDDLTATIIQAALDKVSGLDPREIDDLMLGCGLPGGEQGHNLARIVAVQMGMDHLPATTITRYCASSLQTSRMAFHAIKAGEGDVFLSAGVEMVSRSVNGTSDGMPGTHNPLFADAEARTAARAEQGGEGWHDPREDGLVPDAYIAMGQTAENLARLKGISREEMDEFGVRSQNLAEQALANGFWEREITPVTTPDGTVVAKDDGPRAGVTMEGVSGLKPSFRPDGLVTAGNCCPLNDGAAALVIMSDTKARELGLTPLARIVSTGVSALSPEIMGYGPVEASRQALKRAGMTIDDIDLVEINEAFAAQVIPSYRDLGIDIDKLNVNGGAIAVGHPFGMTGARITGTLINSLQFHDKQFALETMCVGGGQGMAMVIERLS from the coding sequence ATGCCCGAAGCCGTGATCGTCTCAGCCGCCCGTTCCCCCATCGGCCGGGCCTTCAAGGGCTCGCTGAAGGAGCTGCGGCCGGACGACCTGACCGCCACGATCATCCAGGCCGCCCTCGACAAGGTCTCCGGCCTGGACCCGCGCGAGATCGACGACCTGATGCTCGGCTGCGGCCTGCCCGGTGGCGAGCAGGGTCACAACCTCGCCCGGATCGTCGCCGTGCAGATGGGCATGGACCACCTGCCCGCCACCACGATCACCCGCTACTGCGCCTCGTCCCTCCAGACGTCGCGGATGGCCTTCCACGCCATCAAGGCGGGCGAGGGCGACGTCTTCCTCTCGGCGGGCGTCGAGATGGTGTCCCGGTCCGTCAACGGCACGTCCGACGGCATGCCCGGCACCCACAACCCGCTGTTCGCCGACGCCGAGGCGCGTACCGCGGCCCGCGCCGAGCAGGGCGGCGAGGGCTGGCACGACCCGCGCGAGGACGGCCTCGTCCCCGACGCCTACATCGCGATGGGGCAGACGGCCGAGAACCTCGCCCGTCTCAAGGGCATCAGCCGCGAGGAGATGGACGAGTTCGGCGTCCGCTCGCAGAACCTCGCCGAGCAGGCCCTCGCCAACGGCTTCTGGGAGCGCGAGATCACCCCGGTGACCACCCCGGACGGGACGGTCGTCGCGAAGGACGACGGTCCGCGCGCGGGCGTCACCATGGAGGGCGTGAGCGGCCTCAAGCCGTCCTTCCGCCCGGACGGCCTGGTCACGGCCGGCAACTGCTGTCCGCTGAACGACGGCGCCGCCGCCCTGGTGATCATGTCCGACACCAAGGCGCGCGAGCTGGGCCTCACCCCGCTCGCCCGGATCGTCTCCACCGGCGTCTCCGCGCTCTCCCCCGAGATCATGGGCTACGGCCCGGTCGAGGCGAGCCGCCAGGCCCTGAAGCGGGCCGGCATGACCATCGACGACATCGATCTGGTCGAGATCAACGAGGCGTTCGCCGCGCAGGTCATCCCGTCCTACCGCGACCTGGGCATCGACATCGACAAGCTCAACGTCAACGGCGGCGCCATCGCCGTCGGCCACCCCTTCGGCATGACCGGCGCCCGCATCACCGGCACGCTCATCAACTCGCTCCAGTTCCACGACAAGCAGTTCGCGCTGGAGACGATGTGTGTCGGTGGGGGTCAGGGCATGGCGATGGTCATCGAGCGGCTGAGCTGA
- a CDS encoding DUF4287 domain-containing protein, which yields MSYVISDETHRNLLSRIPHCTGREVADWLRTVDEGPSLSRFEEKVSWLRGEHGLAYGHAKAIVHEYDLRRAARRLL from the coding sequence ATGTCCTACGTCATCTCCGACGAAACCCACCGGAACCTGCTCTCCCGAATCCCCCACTGCACCGGCCGAGAAGTCGCCGACTGGCTGCGCACGGTCGACGAAGGCCCATCCCTGTCCCGGTTCGAGGAGAAGGTGAGCTGGCTGCGCGGAGAGCACGGCCTCGCCTACGGCCACGCCAAGGCGATCGTGCACGAGTACGACCTCCGACGGGCCGCGCGCAGGCTCCTGTAG
- the hutU gene encoding urocanate hydratase: protein MSGPRPVRAPRGTELSALGWQQEAALRMLQNNLDPEVAEHPDKLVVYGGTGKAARDWRSFDAMVRTLRTLKQDETMLVQSGRPVGVMQTHEWAPRVLIANSNLVGDWANWEEFRRLEALGLTMYGQMTAGSWIYIGTQGILQGTYETFAAVAAKKFGGTLAGTITLTAGLGGMGGAQPLAVTMNDGVAICIDCDPRAIDRRIEHRYLDVKADSVDHALRLAVEARDARRPLSIGVLGNAAELVPQLLSMGAPIDIVTDQTSAHDPLAYLPTGIAFEDMADAAAKDPAGFTTRARESMAKHVEAMVGFQDAGAEVFDYGNSIRGEAQLAGYDRAFAFPGFVPAYIRPLFCEGKGPFRWAALSGDPADIARTDKAILDLFPENESLARWIKMAGERVHYQGLPARICWLGYGERDRAGERFNDMVASGELSAPVVIGRDHLDCGSVASPYRETEAMLDGSDAIADWPLLNAMVNVASGASWVSLHHGGGVGMGRSIHAGQVTVADGTPLAGEKIRRVLTNDPGMGVIRHVDAGYDIAESVAEDRGVRVPMREGDA, encoded by the coding sequence ATGTCAGGACCGCGACCCGTGCGAGCGCCGCGAGGCACCGAGCTCAGCGCCCTGGGCTGGCAGCAGGAGGCCGCCCTGCGCATGCTCCAGAACAACCTCGACCCCGAGGTCGCCGAGCACCCCGACAAGCTCGTCGTCTACGGCGGCACCGGCAAGGCCGCCCGCGACTGGCGCTCCTTCGATGCCATGGTCCGCACGCTGCGGACGCTGAAGCAGGACGAGACCATGCTCGTCCAGTCGGGCCGCCCGGTCGGCGTGATGCAGACGCACGAGTGGGCGCCGCGCGTCCTGATCGCCAACTCCAACCTGGTCGGCGACTGGGCGAACTGGGAGGAGTTCCGCCGTCTGGAGGCGCTCGGCCTCACCATGTACGGCCAGATGACCGCCGGTTCGTGGATCTACATCGGCACCCAGGGCATCCTCCAGGGCACGTACGAGACCTTCGCCGCCGTCGCCGCGAAGAAGTTCGGCGGCACCCTCGCCGGAACGATCACCCTCACCGCCGGCCTCGGCGGCATGGGCGGCGCCCAGCCGCTCGCCGTCACCATGAACGACGGCGTCGCGATCTGTATCGACTGCGACCCGCGCGCCATCGACCGCCGCATCGAGCACCGCTACCTCGACGTGAAGGCCGACTCCGTCGACCACGCGCTCCGGCTGGCCGTCGAGGCCCGCGACGCCCGCCGCCCGCTGTCCATCGGCGTCCTGGGCAACGCGGCCGAGCTCGTCCCGCAGCTCCTCTCAATGGGCGCCCCCATCGACATCGTCACCGACCAGACCTCCGCCCACGACCCGCTGGCCTACCTGCCGACCGGCATCGCCTTCGAGGACATGGCCGACGCCGCCGCCAAGGACCCGGCCGGCTTCACCACCCGCGCCCGGGAGTCCATGGCGAAGCACGTCGAGGCCATGGTCGGCTTCCAGGACGCCGGCGCGGAGGTCTTCGACTACGGCAACTCCATCCGCGGCGAGGCCCAGCTCGCCGGGTACGACCGGGCGTTCGCCTTCCCCGGCTTCGTCCCCGCCTACATCCGGCCGCTGTTCTGCGAGGGCAAGGGACCCTTCCGCTGGGCGGCCCTCTCCGGCGACCCCGCCGACATCGCCCGGACCGACAAGGCGATCCTCGACCTCTTCCCCGAGAACGAGTCCCTGGCCCGCTGGATCAAGATGGCCGGGGAGCGCGTCCACTACCAGGGGCTGCCCGCCCGCATCTGCTGGCTCGGGTACGGCGAGCGCGACCGGGCCGGCGAGCGGTTCAACGACATGGTGGCGAGCGGCGAACTGTCCGCCCCCGTCGTCATCGGCCGCGACCACCTCGACTGCGGCTCGGTCGCCTCGCCCTACCGCGAGACGGAGGCCATGCTCGACGGCTCCGACGCGATCGCCGACTGGCCGCTGCTGAACGCCATGGTCAACGTCGCCTCCGGCGCCTCCTGGGTCTCCCTCCACCACGGCGGCGGCGTCGGCATGGGCCGCTCCATCCACGCCGGCCAGGTGACGGTCGCCGACGGCACGCCGCTGGCGGGTGAGAAGATCCGCCGGGTCCTCACGAACGACCCGGGGATGGGCGTCATCCGGCACGTCGACGCCGGGTACGACATCGCGGAGTCGGTGGCCGAGGACCGGGGCGTCCGCGTCCCGATGCGCGAGGGTGACGCGTGA
- a CDS encoding cystathionine beta-synthase — protein MQYHDSMIELIGNTPLVKLNSVTEGIKATVLAKVEYFNPGGSVKDRIAVRMIEAAEKSGDLKPGGTIVEPTSGNTGVGLAMVAQQKGYKCVFVCPDKVSQDKINVLRAYGAEVVVCPTAVDPEHPDSYYNVSDRLVREIPNAWKPDQYSNQNNPLSHYHSTGPEVWEQTEGKITHFVAGVGTGGTISGTGRYLKEVSGGKVKVVGSDPEGSVYSGGSGRPYLIEGVGEDFWPTAYDGTVTDEIIAVSDKDAFQMTRRLAREEGLLVGGSCGMAVVSALRLAERLTEDDVVVVLLPDSGRGYLSKIFNDEWMADYGFLEEPGDAARVGHVLRRKDGGLPSLVHMHPEETVGEAIEVLREYGVSQMPIVKPGAGHPDVMAAEVIGSVVERELLDALFTRRASLSDPLEKHMSAPLPQVGSGEPVGDLMAVLGAADAAIVLVDGKPTGVVSRQDLLAFLAEGNGGK, from the coding sequence GTGCAGTATCACGATTCGATGATCGAGCTCATCGGGAACACCCCGCTCGTGAAGCTCAACAGCGTGACCGAGGGCATCAAGGCGACCGTGCTGGCCAAGGTCGAGTACTTCAACCCCGGCGGTTCGGTCAAGGACCGCATCGCCGTGCGGATGATCGAGGCCGCCGAGAAGTCCGGGGACCTGAAGCCGGGCGGCACCATCGTCGAGCCGACGTCGGGCAACACGGGCGTGGGCCTCGCGATGGTGGCCCAGCAGAAGGGCTACAAGTGCGTCTTCGTCTGCCCGGACAAGGTGTCCCAGGACAAGATCAACGTACTGCGCGCGTACGGTGCCGAGGTCGTCGTCTGCCCCACCGCCGTCGACCCGGAGCACCCGGACTCGTACTACAACGTGTCCGACCGGCTGGTCCGTGAGATCCCCAACGCCTGGAAGCCGGACCAGTACAGCAACCAGAACAACCCGCTGTCGCACTACCACTCCACCGGCCCGGAGGTGTGGGAGCAGACCGAGGGCAAGATCACGCACTTCGTCGCGGGCGTCGGCACCGGCGGCACGATCAGCGGCACCGGCCGGTACCTGAAGGAGGTCAGCGGCGGCAAGGTCAAGGTCGTCGGCTCGGACCCCGAGGGCTCGGTCTACAGCGGCGGCTCCGGCCGCCCGTACCTGATCGAGGGCGTCGGCGAGGACTTCTGGCCGACCGCCTATGACGGCACGGTGACCGACGAGATCATCGCCGTCTCCGACAAGGACGCCTTCCAGATGACCCGCCGCCTCGCCCGCGAGGAGGGCCTGCTGGTCGGCGGGTCCTGCGGCATGGCGGTCGTCAGCGCGCTGCGCCTGGCCGAGCGGCTGACCGAGGACGACGTGGTGGTCGTCCTGCTCCCGGACAGCGGCCGCGGCTACCTCAGCAAGATCTTCAACGACGAGTGGATGGCGGACTACGGCTTCCTGGAGGAGCCGGGCGACGCCGCCCGCGTCGGCCACGTGCTGCGGCGCAAGGACGGCGGCCTGCCCTCGCTGGTGCACATGCACCCCGAGGAGACGGTCGGCGAGGCGATCGAGGTGCTGCGCGAGTACGGCGTCTCGCAGATGCCGATCGTCAAGCCGGGCGCCGGCCACCCGGACGTGATGGCCGCCGAGGTCATCGGCTCGGTCGTGGAACGGGAGCTGCTGGACGCCCTGTTCACCCGGCGCGCCTCGCTCTCCGACCCGCTGGAGAAGCACATGAGCGCGCCGCTGCCGCAGGTCGGCTCCGGCGAGCCGGTCGGCGACCTGATGGCCGTCCTGGGCGCGGCGGACGCGGCGATCGTGCTGGTCGACGGCAAGCCGACCGGTGTGGTGAGCCGTCAGGACCTGCTGGCCTTCCTGGCGGAGGGCAACGGGGGCAAGTAG